The Anas platyrhynchos isolate ZD024472 breed Pekin duck chromosome Z, IASCAAS_PekinDuck_T2T, whole genome shotgun sequence genome includes a window with the following:
- the HSPB3 gene encoding heat shock protein beta-3: MAEAVIRHWVETPVRYQEQFAAQDLEAHKLDHSLYALPGPSTAALSNRRRNVEGTAGAEASGQEQGNTGFQVLLDVVQFRPEDIIIQTFEGWLLIKAQHGPRMDEHGFISRSFTRQYKLPDGVENKDLSALFCHDGILVVEMKNSVGMN, translated from the coding sequence ATGGCAGAAGCTGTTATAAGACACTGGGTGGAAACTCCTGTACGCTATCAAGAGCAGTTTGCTGCCCAGGACCTGGAAGCACACAAGCTGGATCACTCTCTGTATGCTTTGCCAGGCCCTTCTACAGCAGCACTGAGCAACAGGAGGCGAAACGTGGAAGGTACAGCCGGGGCCGAGGCCAGCGGCCAGGAGCAGGGAAACACAGGCTTTCAGGTCTTGCTGGATGTTGTGCAGTTCCGCCCTGAAGATATCATCATTCAGACTTTTGAAGGCTGGCTTCTGATCAAAGCTCAGCATGGGCCCAGGATGGATGAACATGGTTTTATATCGCGAAGCTTTACCAGACAGTACAAATTGCCTGACGGAGTGGAGAACAAGGATTTGTCTGCgctcttctgccatgatggcatTTTGGTTGTTGAAATGAAGAACTCGGTGGGGATGAATTAG